In one window of Ptychodera flava strain L36383 unplaced genomic scaffold, AS_Pfla_20210202 Scaffold_106__1_contigs__length_256847_pilon, whole genome shotgun sequence DNA:
- the LOC139126601 gene encoding uncharacterized protein, which produces MSHINPLRRLYNSLSEQLSEDDDRSLRNLLRGDQLTTRDVEHLKSPADIFIKLEESGHISKTELLLLKELLKAIKRHPLVDEVERVEKELHGCQLERVRNSLEVNSTGSPPSKHQSGSSESLCRAESKYPDIVLRCERHLKSLYEKVSEILPFPWWDGTNRLELANVYTELELKTKKEEKIDFPRRDIFSSKKTKRV; this is translated from the exons ATGTCGCATATTAATCCTTTGCGTAGGCTGTACAACTCTTTGTCTGAACAATTATCCGAAGATGACGACAGGTCTTTACGAAACCTGTTGCGCGGTGATCAGCTGACGACTCGTGACGTGGAACATCTGAAAAGCCCAGCTGACATTTTCATTAAGCTGGAGGAGTCTGGTCATATATCGAAAACAGAATTACTGCTCCTTAAAGAGTTGTTGAAAGCCATCAAACGACATCCGTTAGTCGATGAAGTTGAGAGAGTGGAGAAGGAGTTACATGGCTGCCAACTGGAACGTGTAAGAAATAGCTTGGAAGTCAACAGCACAG GTTCACCACCAAGTAAACACCAAAGTGGTTCTTCAGAGTCACTATGCCGTGCAGAATCTAAATATCCAG ATATTGTCTTGAGATGTGAACGACATTTGAAATCTCTTTACGAAAAAGTATCTGAGATTCTTCCATTTCCATGGTGGGACGGAACTAACAGATTGGAGCTTGCAAATGTCTACACTGAATTAGAACTGAAAACTAAGAAGGAAGAAAAAATAGACTTTCCTAGACGAGATATCTTTTCATCGAAAAAGACGAAGAGAGTCTAA